A genomic region of Oryza glaberrima chromosome 1, OglaRS2, whole genome shotgun sequence contains the following coding sequences:
- the LOC127757565 gene encoding leucine-rich repeat extensin-like protein 3, translating to MASPSPSSSPLHPQHQHQHPLPPHPQPQYQSPPPPMPPPPPAAPLKAIDLEVTVVSGKHLKNVNWRRGDLRAYVVAYLDPSRRAATRPDDVGGCKPAWNERVVLPLPPHLSPHDPSLLLSLDVFHSKPSDSPKPLVGSARSPLRDLLFSTNPNPSPDSPASALITLPLLRPSGRPQGKLRIRLALRERSPPPPEPQFPPPSSSPYYFPPPPPPAYSAPPPPQYGSEQYYRSGGYYSAPPPPPQYEYTAGPSAPVEYNRQYDPRAGSGSGNGRYGVGTGIAVGTVTGALGGLAIDEGVKYKEKSADRVEDKVVPAGRDDDSRGYREY from the coding sequence atggctTCCCCGTCCCCGTCCTCCTCACCTCTCCACCCGCAGCATCAACACCAGCACCCGCTTCCCCCGCACCCGCAGCCCCAGTACCAATCCCCACCGCctccgatgccgccgccgccccccgcggCGCCACTCAAAGCTATCGATCTGGAGGTGACCGTCGTCTCGGGCAAGCACCTGAAGAACGTCAACTGGCGCCGCGGCGACCTCCGCGCCTACGTCGTCGCCTACCTCGACCcttcccgccgcgccgccacccgccccgacgacgtcggcggctgCAAGCCGGCATGGAACGAGCGCGTCGTCCTCCCTCTCCCGCCCCACCTCTCCCCGCACGATCCGTCGCTGCTCCTCTCCCTCGATGTCTTCCACTCCAAGCCCTCCGATTCGCCCAAGCCGCTCGTCGGCTCCGCCCGCTCCCCTCTCCGTGACCTCCTCTTCTCAaccaaccctaaccctagccccGATTCCCCCGCCTCCGCGCTGATCACCCTCCCGCTCCTCCGCCCCTCCGGCCGCCCACAGGGGAAGCTCCGCATCCGCCTCGCCCTTCGCGAGcgctccccgcctcctcccgaGCCGCAGTttccgcctccttcctcctccccctactATTTCCCaccccctccgcctcccgcatactcggccccgcctccgcctcaatACGGCTCGGAGCAGTACTACCGTTCCGGTGGGTACTACTctgcaccaccgccaccgcctcagTATGAGTACACCGCAGGGCCCTCTGCCCCGGTGGAATACAACAGGCAATATGATCCTAGAGCGGGGAGTGGGAGTGGAAATGGGAGGTATGGAGTAGGCACTGGGATTGCAGTGGGAACGGTGACGGGGGCCCTTGGAGGGCTTGCAATTGATGAAGGTGTGAAATACAAAGAGAAGTCGGCAGATCGGGTTGAAGATAAGGTAGTGCCTGCTGGAAGAGACGACGACTCAAGGGGGTACCGTGAGTATTGA